Proteins found in one Methanooceanicella nereidis genomic segment:
- a CDS encoding cation-translocating P-type ATPase, translating into MVKFVQEPGIENIKGLTEDEAAERIKTEGYNELPASKKRTIIDISLEVLKEPMFLLLIAGGAIYLMIGDVEEALMLLVFVFVVIGITIYQEQKVERALEALKSLSSPRALVIRNGVAARIPGREVVRGDIIMLSEGDRVPADAVVLSCSNLLIDESLLTGESVPVRKVPCEKESVIERPGGDDLPFVYSSTLVVQGHGVAEVNKIGINTEIGKIGKALQTLEPEETPLQKETKKLVKIFAAAGMALCVLVIVIYSITRGNWLNGVLTGITLAMALIPEEIPVVLTIFLALGAWRMSKRRVLTRQLRSIQTLGSTTVLSVDKTGTLTMNRMSLRKLYAQGKFFTIDENTASMPEPFHELMEYSILASQHDPFDPMEKAIKDVGNKILINTEHLHDSWILVQEYALSKKLLALSHVWRSPEGNEYVIAAKGAPEAIYDLCHMDDKKISELNSSVQEMAGEGLRVLGVARAVFKKSDLPTDQHEFNFEFIGLIGFYDPLRPGVANAVKECYEAGLRTIMITGDYPVTAQNIAKQAGISPCNEIITGIELEKMGDDELKRRIGNVNVFARVVPEQKLRIVEALKKNGEVVVMTGDGVNDAPALKNAHIGFAMGSRGTEVAREASSFVLLDDDFSSIVQAVKMGRRIFDNLKKAMSYIFAIHVPIAGMSLLPVLLGWPIMLFPAHIAFLELIIDPVCSIVFEAEPEEKDVMKRPPKKLNEPIFDKKMIFISILQGLVILAIVAAVYRGAPMLGESEEQARALAFTTLVIANLSLVFTNRSWSRTIPEMIRTPNKALLGVSIIALFFLALSLYVPFLSSIFQFGQLHLIDLVICAAASILGILWFEGLKIVNRQSR; encoded by the coding sequence ATGGTGAAATTTGTGCAAGAGCCGGGCATTGAAAATATAAAAGGCCTTACGGAAGACGAAGCCGCTGAAAGGATAAAAACGGAGGGTTATAACGAATTACCTGCGAGTAAAAAGCGCACTATTATAGACATATCCCTTGAAGTTTTGAAAGAGCCGATGTTCTTACTTCTCATAGCCGGCGGGGCCATATACCTCATGATCGGGGATGTTGAAGAAGCTCTCATGCTGCTCGTGTTCGTTTTCGTGGTCATCGGGATAACCATTTATCAGGAGCAGAAGGTAGAGAGGGCCCTTGAAGCGCTAAAAAGCTTATCAAGCCCGCGTGCACTGGTCATCAGGAATGGAGTGGCCGCCAGAATACCCGGAAGAGAAGTGGTACGTGGGGATATTATCATGCTGTCGGAAGGGGACAGGGTGCCAGCCGATGCCGTCGTCCTTTCCTGCAGCAATTTACTTATCGACGAATCGCTGCTCACAGGAGAATCAGTGCCCGTAAGGAAAGTCCCCTGCGAAAAAGAATCGGTAATAGAAAGGCCTGGCGGTGATGACCTCCCATTTGTATATTCAAGCACTCTTGTAGTGCAGGGGCATGGTGTAGCTGAGGTAAATAAGATCGGGATAAACACAGAAATCGGTAAAATAGGTAAAGCCCTTCAGACATTAGAACCGGAGGAAACCCCTCTTCAAAAAGAGACTAAAAAGCTGGTCAAGATCTTCGCGGCCGCTGGAATGGCTTTGTGCGTCCTGGTCATCGTTATTTATTCCATTACCAGAGGAAACTGGCTTAACGGAGTGCTCACAGGGATCACTCTCGCAATGGCGCTTATCCCCGAAGAGATACCGGTCGTCTTAACGATCTTTCTGGCCCTTGGCGCATGGCGTATGTCGAAAAGAAGAGTGCTGACAAGGCAGCTCAGATCGATACAAACGCTTGGCTCTACGACAGTGCTATCTGTTGATAAGACCGGCACGCTCACGATGAACAGGATGTCGTTAAGAAAGCTTTACGCGCAGGGAAAATTTTTTACGATCGATGAAAATACAGCTTCGATGCCCGAACCCTTCCACGAGCTTATGGAATACTCAATACTGGCCAGCCAGCATGACCCGTTTGACCCTATGGAGAAAGCGATAAAGGACGTCGGAAATAAGATACTTATAAACACGGAACATTTGCATGATAGCTGGATCCTTGTCCAGGAGTATGCTCTATCAAAAAAACTCCTCGCGCTTTCACACGTATGGAGATCTCCGGAAGGCAATGAATATGTGATCGCGGCAAAGGGCGCTCCCGAAGCCATATATGACCTGTGCCACATGGATGATAAAAAAATATCTGAATTGAATTCCAGTGTACAGGAAATGGCAGGGGAAGGATTACGGGTCCTTGGCGTAGCACGAGCCGTCTTTAAAAAAAGCGACCTTCCGACGGATCAGCACGAATTTAATTTTGAATTTATAGGGCTCATAGGGTTCTACGACCCGCTACGTCCCGGGGTGGCAAATGCTGTTAAAGAATGCTATGAGGCCGGGTTACGGACCATTATGATCACAGGCGACTACCCTGTCACCGCGCAAAATATCGCAAAGCAGGCGGGGATATCGCCGTGCAATGAGATAATTACCGGCATTGAGCTTGAAAAGATGGGCGATGATGAGTTAAAAAGGCGTATAGGTAATGTGAACGTGTTTGCCCGCGTCGTTCCGGAACAGAAGCTGCGCATCGTGGAAGCTCTAAAAAAGAACGGAGAGGTCGTCGTAATGACCGGCGACGGCGTGAACGATGCGCCCGCGCTGAAAAACGCACATATCGGATTCGCCATGGGAAGCAGGGGGACCGAAGTCGCACGCGAAGCATCGTCATTCGTATTGCTGGACGATGATTTCTCTTCGATCGTGCAAGCGGTAAAAATGGGAAGGAGGATATTCGATAACTTAAAAAAGGCGATGTCGTATATTTTTGCCATACATGTACCCATTGCAGGAATGTCCCTGCTCCCCGTGCTCCTGGGATGGCCGATAATGCTTTTCCCCGCACATATTGCCTTTTTAGAGCTTATCATCGATCCGGTTTGTTCGATAGTATTTGAAGCGGAGCCTGAAGAGAAAGACGTGATGAAAAGACCTCCTAAAAAATTGAATGAGCCTATCTTTGATAAAAAGATGATATTTATAAGCATTTTACAGGGGCTGGTCATACTGGCAATAGTCGCAGCCGTTTACAGGGGAGCACCAATGCTTGGGGAGAGCGAGGAGCAAGCCCGGGCTCTTGCTTTTACGACACTTGTTATAGCGAACCTTAGCCTTGTATTCACAAACCGCTCATGGAGCAGGACGATACCGGAAATGATCAGGACACCGAATAAAGCACTTCTAGGAGTTTCGATCATAGCCCTGTTTTTCCTGGCTTTATCGCTATACGTACCGTTCCTGTCGTCCATATTTCAATTCGGTCAGCTACACTTGATCGACCTGGTCATCTGCGCAGCGGCCAGTATACTGGGCATATTATGGTTTGAGGGATTAAAGATCGTTAACAGACAGTCAAGGTAG
- a CDS encoding acetate uptake transporter gives MKPAVLGNPAPLGLMGFGMTTILLCMKLAGLIPAESLGMIVAMGIFYGGIAQVIAGWLEYHKGNTFAGTAFTSFGLFWILFIAIQLLPTLGLAAAVDGKSMGALIGVWGLFMAYMFIATLNKPMIFRIIFGSATVLFFVIAIGDYTGEALIKTIGGYIGIFCGSCAFYLAMADILNETFGRKVLPIG, from the coding sequence GTGAAGCCAGCCGTCCTTGGAAACCCGGCGCCGCTGGGCCTGATGGGTTTTGGCATGACCACTATATTGCTGTGCATGAAACTGGCAGGTCTCATACCGGCAGAGAGTTTAGGAATGATCGTCGCCATGGGCATCTTCTACGGCGGTATAGCCCAGGTTATTGCGGGGTGGCTGGAATACCATAAAGGAAACACGTTCGCAGGGACAGCTTTCACATCCTTCGGGCTATTCTGGATCCTCTTTATCGCTATCCAGCTGCTCCCGACACTGGGATTGGCGGCTGCCGTAGACGGGAAGTCTATGGGCGCGTTGATCGGCGTATGGGGACTGTTTATGGCCTATATGTTCATCGCCACACTGAATAAGCCCATGATCTTCCGGATCATCTTCGGCTCCGCAACTGTGCTCTTCTTCGTAATTGCGATCGGCGACTATACCGGTGAAGCGCTTATCAAGACCATCGGCGGGTACATTGGTATCTTCTGTGGCAGCTGCGCCTTTTATCTGGCCATGGCGGATATTCTTAACGAGACTTTTGGACGGAAGGTCCTGCCGATAGGGTAA
- a CDS encoding DUF1254 domain-containing protein has translation MAMTVDEQKSGISRETDTSSDYAAREKDAYTIGVQAYIYGLAPVIMERTEKLFVTMPGAGHASINQFGHKGRLTTPNDTEVVTPNVDTLYSIAWLELGNGPIILHVPDTDGRYYVMQLMDAYTNNLDSIGRRTTGTGEGNFAIIGPGWNGSLPEGLNPVRSPTNTVWIIGRVLVNGESDIPAVRALQEQFTLTPLDQFGKPAASVKDQTLSDFNKMFPSTEAQEKLKFFEELRVALKNNPPPKGEEALMAIFDRIGLRKNETPYGNDLDHAMADGLSRAVKDGDQIAKTTWATMKGISVNGWTYLAGTGMGIYGYDYLLRAAVADGGLGAVLPQEAIYAKSEVDSDGQQLNGANKYIVHFDKDNMPSADAFWSLTMYDSTTYLLVPNAKDRYAIGDRTSGLKYESDGSLDIYIQHDPPSGSGSNWLPAPEGDFYLILRMYQPKPDVLEGKYPIPPVQKVG, from the coding sequence ATGGCCATGACAGTAGATGAACAAAAAAGTGGCATATCTCGCGAAACCGACACAAGTAGCGACTATGCAGCGCGTGAGAAAGACGCATACACGATCGGCGTCCAAGCATATATCTATGGTCTGGCGCCAGTCATTATGGAACGGACGGAAAAATTATTCGTTACGATGCCAGGCGCAGGTCATGCTTCGATCAATCAGTTCGGCCATAAGGGACGTTTGACAACACCGAATGATACGGAAGTCGTGACACCGAACGTGGATACACTTTATTCGATAGCATGGCTTGAGCTGGGCAACGGGCCGATTATCCTACATGTCCCGGACACTGATGGAAGGTATTACGTCATGCAGCTTATGGACGCGTATACAAATAATCTTGACAGCATAGGCCGCAGGACCACCGGCACTGGAGAAGGTAATTTTGCCATTATAGGCCCCGGCTGGAACGGCAGCCTTCCCGAAGGCTTAAATCCTGTCAGATCTCCTACGAATACGGTGTGGATCATAGGAAGGGTACTTGTTAATGGCGAATCCGACATTCCCGCGGTCCGGGCACTGCAGGAACAATTCACATTGACACCGTTAGATCAGTTCGGAAAGCCTGCGGCAAGTGTAAAGGATCAAACACTATCCGATTTCAATAAAATGTTTCCGTCCACGGAAGCACAGGAAAAGTTAAAATTCTTCGAAGAGCTCCGCGTCGCCTTAAAGAATAACCCTCCTCCAAAGGGGGAAGAAGCTCTTATGGCCATATTCGACAGGATCGGCCTCAGAAAGAATGAAACACCCTATGGTAATGACCTGGATCATGCAATGGCCGATGGCCTGTCACGCGCTGTCAAGGATGGGGATCAGATCGCTAAGACTACCTGGGCGACAATGAAGGGTATAAGCGTGAACGGTTGGACATATTTGGCCGGGACAGGTATGGGCATATATGGCTATGATTATCTGTTACGTGCTGCAGTGGCTGATGGGGGTCTTGGGGCTGTTTTACCTCAGGAAGCGATATATGCAAAATCAGAGGTGGATTCTGATGGTCAGCAGCTAAACGGTGCCAACAAATACATAGTGCACTTCGATAAGGATAATATGCCCTCGGCAGATGCCTTTTGGTCATTGACCATGTATGATTCGACGACGTACCTGCTAGTGCCCAACGCCAAAGATCGATACGCTATCGGGGATAGGACATCCGGTCTGAAATACGAATCTGACGGGTCTCTGGACATATACATACAGCATGATCCGCCGTCCGGGTCCGGATCGAACTGGCTGCCGGCTCCCGAGGGGGATTTCTACCTTATCCTCAGGATGTACCAGCCAAAGCCGGATGTGCTGGAGGGGAAATACCCGATACCTCCTGTACAAAAGGTCGGTTGA
- a CDS encoding transglutaminase domain-containing protein encodes MFKKIINSILILWFSITILFILVNIFSIKLDFVIQYIILSYFIFILPLMFVESFRTINSTNNGKLITTMENILIKIKKAFKINNNQKVLLLMFIVISSVISFSTMYNTEHIDNIIGKYYNNKYTLELSNNIINQSDTDKNNTIKILDWQKQNLLNIYGKSFSILYTNSYLIINYQTLLKESPKEPYLDYILRIPYNIKIDNFIFFSNENPKNALFSIYTRYQGTSNSSLWDSGKWAIITKSGACGEYSFVFTELANMSNIKVRNICLNGEDHAFNEVLIDDEWITIDSTQENAYDPELDMESYLKLDISYAYALYPNGTIEDVTYRYTNLSNINIYVYDGNENTVNNSTIKIYSNNKRPNLFTNLSLETGQSNCINYNIGSGNYNIEVFNESYSGKLLDVTIFENKVNNIYINITDKIDERQKFNKNDEQNYNLILFINSLAIIALSALLVYLLLIIDNLLNNIYNEVTSIFIIGISFVLLLIMIMAIDTLFYFSISCVYILISAYVLYDIIK; translated from the coding sequence ATGTTTAAGAAAATAATAAATTCAATATTAATACTATGGTTTTCAATAACAATATTATTTATTTTAGTAAATATATTTTCAATAAAATTAGACTTTGTAATTCAATATATAATACTTTCATACTTTATATTTATCTTACCATTAATGTTCGTTGAATCATTCAGAACGATAAACAGTACTAATAATGGTAAACTAATAACTACTATGGAGAATATATTAATCAAAATAAAAAAAGCTTTTAAAATAAACAATAATCAAAAAGTTTTACTACTTATGTTTATTGTAATATCTTCTGTAATATCATTTTCAACGATGTATAATACAGAACATATTGATAACATTATAGGTAAATATTATAACAATAAATATACATTGGAATTATCAAATAATATTATTAATCAATCTGATACAGATAAAAATAATACTATTAAAATATTGGATTGGCAAAAACAAAATTTATTAAATATTTATGGCAAAAGTTTTTCCATATTATATACTAATTCCTATTTAATAATAAATTATCAGACATTATTAAAAGAATCGCCAAAAGAACCTTATCTAGACTATATTTTAAGAATACCATATAATATTAAAATAGATAATTTCATATTTTTTAGTAATGAAAATCCAAAGAATGCTTTGTTCTCAATTTATACTCGTTATCAGGGGACATCTAACTCTTCATTATGGGATTCGGGTAAATGGGCAATAATTACAAAATCTGGAGCTTGTGGAGAATATTCTTTCGTATTTACTGAATTAGCAAATATGAGTAATATTAAAGTTAGAAATATATGTCTTAATGGCGAAGATCATGCTTTTAATGAAGTCTTAATAGATGATGAATGGATAACCATTGATTCAACACAAGAAAATGCTTATGATCCTGAATTAGATATGGAGTCTTATCTTAAATTAGATATATCCTATGCCTATGCACTTTATCCAAATGGTACCATTGAAGATGTTACTTATAGGTATACAAATCTTTCCAATATTAATATATATGTTTATGATGGTAATGAAAATACTGTTAATAATTCAACGATTAAGATTTATAGTAATAATAAAAGACCCAATTTATTTACAAACTTATCTTTAGAAACGGGGCAATCAAATTGTATAAATTATAATATTGGAAGTGGTAATTATAATATTGAGGTATTCAATGAATCTTATTCAGGTAAACTATTAGATGTAACAATATTTGAAAATAAAGTAAATAATATTTATATAAATATTACTGATAAAATTGATGAAAGACAGAAATTTAATAAGAATGATGAACAAAATTATAATTTAATATTATTTATAAACTCATTGGCGATCATAGCTTTATCAGCATTACTTGTATATCTTTTATTGATAATTGATAATTTACTAAATAACATATATAACGAAGTTACTAGTATTTTTATAATTGGCATTTCTTTTGTATTGTTATTAATAATGATTATGGCCATAGATACATTATTTTATTTTTCTATTTCCTGTGTTTATATATTAATTAGTGCTTATGTCTTATATGATATAATTAAATAA